ACTTCTGATTTTGAATCTTTAAATACATAGTTTTTTAAAGTTCTTTTTCCATCAATAAGATTGAAGTCACCGATAATTTTTTGGATGGCATCCTCATTATCGAATGTATGGGTAGAGTTTTTAAACATATAAACCTGCTTTATGTAAAACTGGTAAAATTCTTCTATTAGCATATTATCTTTTTCTCCTCCTAGAAACGGCATTTTTTGTTTCTTACCTGAAAAGTCAAGTATTTCTTTAAGAATTTTTAAGCTCTTCTGATTTTTGATTTTTTCGTTGTTACAATTTGCTATAGCTATAATTTCTGCTATAAATTCAGGAATATCTTCCTGACTTATATTCGGATAATTAAATTTAAAAAATAGAGCTCTAGTATCATCTAAGTGCTCTCTAAGCACTTGATGCATAGTGTTTTTTAGTTCTGCAACAAATTGAGGACCACGTTCAAGCAATTCCTTGCGATTCATAATTGCAGAATCTACTATATCTACTATGGAATAATATAACAGATTGATGTTGGACAAATGGACTAATATATCTTCATCATCTATAAATTGTAAATAGGTATTTATTTTTTGAGAGTTTAAACAGTTTATAAAATCGCCACTAGCTAAATGTGTGAACTTTAACTCCTTTACATTTTTTTGCAATTTTAAAGAATCCTTAAGCTTTTTGAAGTTGAATACATTCCCGTCATCTACTATCCCACCTAAAACAAAACTACCAGTGATTAAAGTATTAAAATCTGCTTCTCTTGTATATAGTTTTCTCGGATTATTGGATTCATCATAGAAAAAATGATATTTTCCATCAAAGTTGATATGTGGTGCAAGTGATTTCTGATTGTCTCTTATTTCGTTTATAGGAAAATCCATTATGATTTTTTTATTTGGTAATTGTGTTGTAATTCATTGAAGCATAAGGATGAAAATCTGGTGTATAACTTACTAGTTCTCCATCTATAAACTTATGATGACCTATGTTTGGAAAGTATTCCATATCAATAGGGTGCTTTGCTTTTGGATTATGAAATAAGTTTAAACCTTCTCGCCAGTTTTCTTTTGTTTCTTCTGATACTTGATATTTAAATGACATCGGCTCCAAACTTTTTGGGTCTTTATGAACACAATCTCCAATACGCATAACTATTTGACCTTCTTCGGCAAAACCTGCTTGCATCCCCATACGCGTAAATTTTGCGAGAGTACCTGTAGCAGAGAATAATATAGCGCTTACATTTTCTGTTTCAGGTTGGTCGAAAAAACCTGTAGGGATTATTTCTCCCGAAGGCTTTGTGTAATTATTTGCTTTTACAGACTTAACTATATTTTTACCATTTTCATCTTTCTCAATTATTTGCTTATGGCCATATAAATATTCAGTTAGAGCGACAAAAGACCATATCATTGAGGCATCACTGTGGAAATCTGCAATAGCAAATACGAGAGGTTTATTTTTTACGTGGTCAAGTTTCCAATATTCTTTTTTAAGTTTTGAATAGAGCGCACTACCATAGCGTAGTGGCGTTTCATTTTCTAGTTTTTCTTCAATTTCTTGCAAAGTGGTGGAAGGTGGTTGTATATGTACTAATTTAGGTGGGTCGTTTTTACGTCCTAAAATAACAGCTTCTACAGCAATAGTTAAATCATCCTTTTTAATCAAGAAATCGGGTCTATTAAACTCTCTTAACATTTCAAATTCTAACTCTATAAAAGAAGCAAAGAGATAAAGCTCCCACAAACGAGCATCAAAACCATTTATAGATTGAAACTGCTCCACAAAATTTCCGTCTATGTCATCTAAATGATTTGATATTTCAATAATAGCTTGTTTTGAAGCCTTTGAACCCTTATTGTTTTTAAGATTATTGAAATACGGATGAAGTTTTTCTGGTGGTTGGTTTACCTCGAATAGTTTAAGTCCTTTAGGTGGTCCGCCTTGTTCTACAATAGTCAGATATTGAGAACTATGCCATTTCATTGAATTGGTTAGAGCTGTTATGCATTTTTCTTCGGTAGTGTAATCTGTTTTTATTTCAAAAGCCCGGAATTGCCGATTTTCATCCCGTGCCATTAGTATGTAATTATAATCTTGGTCCGTATAGTCAAGAATAACAACTCCTAAAAGTGTATTGGAATCATTGGTATAATAGTGTAGTTCTTTGGCAAGAAAATTTATAAAAGGATGCCTCGTAAAAAGCATAAAAATATCGAAGCGATTTTTATTGATTTCTATAATCTTAATAGGTGTTATTTTTTTCATACGCATTGGTTCAAGATATTGAAAGTCAAATTGTAATATCCAAAATTCTTTTAAAATCAACTAAAAAAAATCACATTACTTCCGTTTATCCCCAGCTGTCTTATTAAAAGCAATCAAATTAAACAGCTCACGCATTCTGCTTCGAACACGATTTCCGTAGCGTTCTTCCAGTTCCTCGGCATTGAGGTTTGTAGTAGCGTGAGTTTTTACTTTATGCTTAGTATTCAGATAAAGCTCATACCGAGATAAAAGCACTTCGCCCATAACGTTGAGATCCTTGCCATAAAACCTTCCAGCAGGTTCAATACCCAAATCATCAAAGCAATAAAATCGAGTATTTCCATAGTCTTCAATCGTTTTAAAACCAAGATGATTAAAACTAAAAGCCACATTCCTGCACGGAATCATTTCGTACGGTCGCTGTAAAGGAACAACGTGGCGCAGTAATCGCATCAATGTGGTTTTTCCACACCCTACGGGTCCGGAAAGCAAAATCCCTTTTTCAGGGTCTATGCCTTCCTTTTCACAATTCTCTTTGTCTTTGATAAAATAGTGGCATAGTTTGCGGATGATATCCGTATCCTCATCATAGATTCTAAAGTTCTTGCCAAAGAGTAATTTTCCTTTGGCATTTAGATAAATCAAGATTTGGTCAAAATCGTAAAGAACGCTTTGACCATCAAACTTTCCGAGCGAATATTCCACGCCACCTTCGTTAATTTTAGAGGGGTTGTCCATAATCTTTGTTTTTAGTGGTTCGCAAGTTGTCCTTGATTTGGGACGGTTGTTTTTTGTTTGGTTTGTTTTCTTCATTGAAAAGCTCGCTTCTATCCATCCAGTTCAAAGCTAAGGCTCGCCAATCTCGAATTTCTTTTCCATCGCTAGTTTGCCAATTTCGAGTTTCATAATGCTCGAAGAATTTTTTTCCTTCATCAGCATTAAAACTTTTTTCAATAAAAAAATCAATAACGGCCTGCCAGCCCTTTGGTTGTTTTATATTGTTTACTTGTTTGGTATTGTTTATAGTAGATACCAATGCTTGTCCACCTATGGGACGGTGCAAGTCCACAGCTTGTCCATTTGTGGGATGGTGGTGTCCCTCAAGCGGTACACCTCTGGGATGGTACTGTTCCGCAAGCTGTTCTAATTCGGGATGGTACTGTCCCACAACCGGTTCATCACTTGTCCCGATAATGGCCATCTTGATTTTGCTGCCTTTGTAGGGATTGTTAGATGGAAAATAGGTTAAGTATTGCCACGAATCTAACTCGACGATACATCTATGATATGTGGATTTAGAGCCTATTTTTGCACAGCGCATCAAATCCCTACGGTTCACATAGAATTCATCCATAAAGCGGCAACTGTTCCATTCTTGAAACAGCGCCATATACAGGCTGATATGTGTGGGATTAAGGCGGTCATCAAAATAGAACTTCTCAAAAGCCGCATTAAGTAGCTTTATATAGTTCATCGCTTAAGAGTTTAGACCGTGCTGTACACGATTTGATGTCATCACGCCTTGAATTTCCTCGGCATCGTAGTAGATAATGCCCCCAACTTTTGTGTATGGCAATGTTCCGTTTATGCGAAGATTCTGTAATGTCCCTGGACTGACTTGAAGCAAATCCATTACTTCGGAAGATTTTAGATATTTCTTAAGTTTTCCAGTTGCTTGTTTAGATAGAAGATTCTTAATGTCATCGAGCAATTCCATTTTGAATTCTCGAAGGTCGTCGGTGGTAATAATATTTGCTGGCATAATAGAACGATTTTAAAGAAAGGGACTATCGTTTCGATTTCAACTAATTTGATAGCCCCTGATCTGATTTGACTTTCGTTCTACAAATTTGGGATGGTTTATTGGATTTTAATCCCAAGTTGTACCCAAGTAGGGTGTTTTTATTTACTCATTTTCAATGGTTTAAATTGGTTTGATTTAGAGGTGTCACTTAAAATCATCTATGCCAAATGATAATAGATAAAATTAATTTTATTTTTTCCCAAGTAAGACCCAACTTGGGAAGAAATTTAACATTTTTAAAAATGAAAATATCAACCGTCCGTTTCTTCCATTCGCCTTAAAAGTGTTGCTTTTAGTCTATCAATAAACTTGGTTTGGTCGATTTTCCGTTCTCTTATTTCGAGAAAAGTTCTATAAACGTTACCAAGATTAAGTTCAAAAATATCTTCACAAGCTGATGCCATTTCTTTAATACCAGCTGTACCACTTTTTATTGCGCCAGATGCCTGTAATGCATAAATTAACTCAATCAGGTCTGTTTTTGAAGCAGTCCAACCAAGTCGCTCACCGTTTGATAGAGTATTCAGCTTATTCGGTATGCCGTATGACAAATCCCTTAAATTACTTAACTCTTCAACGTAATGGCTTATTAATAGGTCATAGGCCATAATTTTGGCAATTGCATTATCGTGGCTTGTGGAAAATTCAGCATCTGTATAAAAATGAGAAGTGTTTGATACCAAGCTAATTTTATCATTTCCTCGCAGAAAATAGAATTCATCCAGAAGTTCAGAATCCTCTCTATAATATTTAATGAAATCTATATTTCGTCGATTACTTTCTTGTAGCCTATTTATTTCTGAATCAATAAATTCCTGTTGAGATTTTATTGTTCCCGCAGGTCTATTTATCAAGAAATTGTAGAGTTTGGCATAAAATTTCAGTCTGCTATAGATGTAGGGTTTATGCTTTTTAAAGAATATTATTTCATTCTGTTTATCTACGAATTCATTTTCCCTTACACAGATGCGTAATTTCTGCAAGTATTGTCTTGAAATAGAAATACCTTGTTCAACATTATTGAAATCGCCAAGATTAGATTCCTCAACTACTTTTATTTCCTCTTTGTAATTGTCTAGTATTATATGAATTAACTTATGCAAAATATTTTTGGGGCTTTAGATTTGGGTTAATTATCAATAAGTAATGTTTGTATGTTATATCTTTTTACGGGGGATTTTTAAAAAAGAACAGACAACCAATAGCGAGCAAAACAATGCTACCAGCAATTATGAAAGGATAGTAAAAACCGCCTGCAATCAGCCACGTTCCTAAAACGGGGCCTAGAATTTGACCAATACTATTGGTCGAACTCTGAATAGAAATATTCCTGCCAGTATTTTTCTTTGATATTAATGAAACCGCAGAGAGCAAATTTGGTGTTACCATAGCGCCTCCAGCAGCAAAAACAACGATTAATCCATAGACTAAAAATTCATTGTTAAAAAAAGGAAAGGCAATCAAGGGTAAACCAGATATTAATAACCCTAAAGCAATTTGTTTCTTTGTTGATAAAAACTTCTCTCCATAAGTAGCGAACACAGGTTGTAAAACAGCCATTATTGAACCACATAGCATAAAACCAATACCAACTTGATTACTATTAAATCCTAATTCATCTTTTCCGTAGATTGAAAAGACAGTTTCAAATAGCGTCACCACAAATTGGATAACAAACGATAGCACTAGTAATACGATAAAATATTTAGTAAATGTGAACCGCAAACTCACTTTTCGTGTTGTGAACTTATGTACGCGAGCGGTGTTTTTTAACCATTTCATCACAACCAAAAGGACAATCAATCCTAGTAGTGCAGCGAATAAATAGGGCACTGAAAATCGGTCTAAATGTAGCAGGCCTATTGTATATTTTATATGAATATCAGTTTGGGACAGAAAGCCGCCAATGACAGGGCCGAAAATAACACCAGAGCTAATGGCAACACCAGACCAGGCCATTATTTTCGTTCTACGTTCTTCAGATGTAATATCACTTAAATATGCATTGCTAACTGGAATAACTGATGACGTAAAAATTCCACCAAAAATTCGAGCAATATATAGCATTGTCAAGGATGTGGCTAGGCCAGTAAGTAATTGCATAATTACAAAACCGATTAGTCCACAAATGATAATAGGTTTCCTGCCGTATCTGTCCGATAGTTTTCCCCAAACCACTACGAATAGTAACTGAAAAAATGGATAAATGCTTGTGAGCAATCCAATATGGAAATTAATAAGGTCGGTGTCAAGATTGTCTTTTAAAGCTAATCTTTCGGTATAGTAAGGAAGGGTTGGCAATAATATACCATAGCCCAACATCACTACAAACAAACTCAATAGAATTAAAAATATCCTGTTGAGTTTTTCTTTTCTATCCATTTATTTTTTACCGATTTTTCGCTTCAATAATTGCGCATTAATAGCCACTATAATTGTACTCAAACTCATAAATACCGCTCCTACAGCTGGTCCTAAAACAAAGCCAGAAGAGTATAGAACACCTGCAGCTAATGGAATGGCCACCACATTATACCCAGTTGCCCATATTAGGTTCTGAATCATTTTATTGTACGTAGCCTTTCCGAACAAAATTAGGTTTGCAATATCTTGTGGATTGCTATTTACCAATATAATATCGGCTGTTTCGGCGGCTACATCAGTACCAGAACCAACAGCGATTCCTACATCAGCTTTGGCAAGTGCGGGCGCATCGTTTACGCCGTCTCCAGTCATAGCCACAAACTCTCCTTTGTTTTGTAATTCTTCTACAATTTCTACTTTTTGGTGTGGTAGCACTTCGGCATAGTAGCCATCCAATCCTAATTTTTCACTCACAGCTTTGGCTGTTTTTTCATTATCCCCAGTTGCCATCAAAACTTTGATATTGTTCTTTTTAAATATTTTTATAGCTTCCGCAGATTCAGGTCTTATTTCGTCAGCAAGTGCAATGTATCCTGCTAGTTGTCCTTCAATTAATACAAATACAACAGTTTCAGCAGCGTCACTATAAGCATCTTCAGGAATAGTTATTTTTTCATCCCTTAAATAACCAGGACTAACCACTTTTACTTGCTTTCCTTCTACATTTGCCTCTACACCTTTACCAGTGATCGCATTAAAGTTTTCAGGCTTTGGGATTGTAATATTGTCTTCTTTAACTTTTTTAATAATCCCAACAGCAATTGGATGTTCTGAACTTTGTTCCAATGCACTTGACAGTCTTAAGATTTCATCGTTTGAATAGGACACATTTACAGATTTGATTCGAGTAACGCCAAAGTCCCCTTTGGTCAAAGTCCCTGTTTTGTCAAATAGTAAGGCGGATATCTTTCGTGATTCTTCAAAGGCAGTTCTATTACGGATTAATAATCCATTTTGTGCAGATACAGCAGTAGAAATGGCAACTACAAGAGGAATTGCAAGACCCAATGCGTGTGGACAAGCGATGACCATAACGGTAACCATTCTTTCTAATGCATACACAAACGGAAAGCCTAAAATCAGCCAAACTGCCAACGTACCAAAACCAATAGCCAAAGCTATATAAGTCAACCATTTTGCTGCCCTATCGGAAAGGTTTTGCATTTTAGATTTGGTCTTTTGTGCTTCCTCAACCATCGTAATAACCTTATTGAGATAGCTGTCTTTTCCTGTATGTTCCACCTTTACCTTCAAAGTGCTATTGCCATTTACTGAACCACCTATTACCTTATCCTTTTCTTCTTTTTTCACAGGCTTGGACTCCCCTGTAAGCATTGATTCGTTTAAATAACTTGAACCTTCTACTATGATACCATCAGCTGGAACTTTCTCTCCAGGCTTTACCAAAATCACGTCATTTTTTAACAAATCTTCAAGTGGTATATCTTCAATAGTGTCGCCTTTTACCCTGTGAGCTTCGGCAGGCATCATACTAACTAAAAGTTGTAATGCTTTTGAAGCGCCTAATACACTTTTCATTTCTATCCAATGACCAACAAGCATAATAGCAATTAGTGTTGACAGCTCCCAGAAAAAGTCAACTCCTCGTAAACCAAAGACAGTTGCAGAACTGTAGAAATAGGCGACACTTATTGCCATAGATATAAGTGTCATCATCCCAGGTGCACCATTCTTTATTTCGGAAACAAATCCTTTAAGAAAAGGCCATCCGCCATAGAAATATACAATGGTAGAAAGCGCAAAAAGAATATAAGAATTTCCGGGAAGTAAAAATTCATACCCAAAAAAATCTTGAATCATTGGCGAGAAGAACAATATTGGAATAGTAAGTACTAGCGTTACCCAAAATCGTTTTCTAAAGTCTGCAATCATCATTTTATGATGGTCGTGACCCATTTGTCCGTGACCCGGATTATGACCCGAATGGTCTCCACCTCCATTTTTCATTTTGGAATGATCCATTTTGGAATGATCTTCTTTTTCGTGGTTCATTTTAGAATGATCCATTTTCGAATGGTCCATTTCGTTGTTTTTGTGCTGCTCGTGATTTTCCATTATAGTATTGTTTAAGTGTTATCGTAATTTTTTTCTCATTGCTTCCGATATGTTTTCGGCATAGACGCCATAAGCATCTACTAAAAGACCTTTAAGCCCTTTTTTGGAAGATATTGCATATAAAATGCTGTTATCATCGGTACTGCTCATTCCTTCAAAGCGATATATTTTATCCACTTTAAAATCTTCTGGTCGAATCTCAATTTTCAGGGAAGCACATTCCAGACATTCAGGTTTTAAGTTGAAATCATAAGGGTATTCGTTTGCCTGTAAATCGTTAATAGCTTCTGAAAGGGTGTCATAATTTTTCATTTATTTTTATTTATAAGTCATTGTAAAATAACTGTTGTCTTCTTCTGTAAATTTTTGAAAGGTCAATAGACCTTGTGCATTTAATTTCTCGTTAACAGTATAATTGAGTTGCTTAATGCGAATTCCCAAGGCATAGGCCTTAATGTTAATTTTTGAATTAATATTATTTTCGCTATTATTAAATTTTCGGTCGTAAATTTTTATGGTACTTTTTGAGCCAAAAAAATTCAACAAGCCCGAATCAAAACTCATTTCCAGTTCTATATTTTCAAGATTTTTCAAGTCGTAGAGTTCTTTAAATTTTTTAGAAGTGGTATTAATTTCGGTTTCTTTTGATTTTGGGTTTGAAAATGGAAATGCCATTACCATTATACTGGCTTCATCAGGCTTACAGCGATAGGTTGTGGTGTATTTATCGGTCGCTATTTTGTCTTTATCAAACAATTCCGTAACCACCTTAATTTCATAGTATCCATTTTTCTCTATTGTTTTACCAGCTTCAAAAGTTTGTTTATTGAGAAAAGCACCTTTTTCATCAAAATTCTCACGAATGACCAATCTGCCTGAAATCTGCCCAATAAGCATTTCAGTTTGTCCAGTCATTGTGATGCTGAATAAAGTAATCAGTACTATGAAGATTCGACTTCTCATATATGGTGCATTAATTTCTTTACCTCTTTTGCCAGTATATCGCTTAAATCTATGCCATTGGACGGATGCGGAATGGTATTGCAGGTCACTATCTTTTCTACTCCGGAATCCAACAAATCTTGATAGGCATTACCTGAAAAAACGGCGTGAATACCAACACATATAGGTGGTCTCATCCCTGCTTTTTTCAAATGCACCACGGTTTCAATCATCGTTCGCGCCGTAGAAATAATATCATCTACCAAAATAGGTGTGGCATCTCTGTATTTGTCAACATCAGGAACAGAGACTTCTACATCACGGTCACCCTGACGCACCTTTTGTAATACTGTAAATGGTGCTCCTGCATTTTTGGCGACTTCTGAAACCCATTGTTCACTTTCAGAATCGGGACCGATAAGTACTGGGTTTTCGATGTTTTCCTTTATCCAATCTGAA
The sequence above is drawn from the Cellulophaga sp. Hel_I_12 genome and encodes:
- a CDS encoding DUF3800 domain-containing protein, which encodes MDFPINEIRDNQKSLAPHINFDGKYHFFYDESNNPRKLYTREADFNTLITGSFVLGGIVDDGNVFNFKKLKDSLKLQKNVKELKFTHLASGDFINCLNSQKINTYLQFIDDEDILVHLSNINLLYYSIVDIVDSAIMNRKELLERGPQFVAELKNTMHQVLREHLDDTRALFFKFNYPNISQEDIPEFIAEIIAIANCNNEKIKNQKSLKILKEILDFSGKKQKMPFLGGEKDNMLIEEFYQFYIKQVYMFKNSTHTFDNEDAIQKIIGDFNLIDGKRTLKNYVFKDSKSEVMIQLSDIIVGLTSKYHSFINNHSEELIITEFEKLNDLQKSNLQLYLKVISKSDNHNPGFFHHITGTTEQNRMHTLNTLIEQE
- a CDS encoding ATPase, whose product is MDNPSKINEGGVEYSLGKFDGQSVLYDFDQILIYLNAKGKLLFGKNFRIYDEDTDIIRKLCHYFIKDKENCEKEGIDPEKGILLSGPVGCGKTTLMRLLRHVVPLQRPYEMIPCRNVAFSFNHLGFKTIEDYGNTRFYCFDDLGIEPAGRFYGKDLNVMGEVLLSRYELYLNTKHKVKTHATTNLNAEELEERYGNRVRSRMRELFNLIAFNKTAGDKRK
- a CDS encoding helix-turn-helix domain-containing protein, coding for MPANIITTDDLREFKMELLDDIKNLLSKQATGKLKKYLKSSEVMDLLQVSPGTLQNLRINGTLPYTKVGGIIYYDAEEIQGVMTSNRVQHGLNS
- a CDS encoding RteC domain-containing protein — protein: MHKLIHIILDNYKEEIKVVEESNLGDFNNVEQGISISRQYLQKLRICVRENEFVDKQNEIIFFKKHKPYIYSRLKFYAKLYNFLINRPAGTIKSQQEFIDSEINRLQESNRRNIDFIKYYREDSELLDEFYFLRGNDKISLVSNTSHFYTDAEFSTSHDNAIAKIMAYDLLISHYVEELSNLRDLSYGIPNKLNTLSNGERLGWTASKTDLIELIYALQASGAIKSGTAGIKEMASACEDIFELNLGNVYRTFLEIRERKIDQTKFIDRLKATLLRRMEETDG
- a CDS encoding MFS transporter, whose protein sequence is MDRKEKLNRIFLILLSLFVVMLGYGILLPTLPYYTERLALKDNLDTDLINFHIGLLTSIYPFFQLLFVVVWGKLSDRYGRKPIIICGLIGFVIMQLLTGLATSLTMLYIARIFGGIFTSSVIPVSNAYLSDITSEERRTKIMAWSGVAISSGVIFGPVIGGFLSQTDIHIKYTIGLLHLDRFSVPYLFAALLGLIVLLVVMKWLKNTARVHKFTTRKVSLRFTFTKYFIVLLVLSFVIQFVVTLFETVFSIYGKDELGFNSNQVGIGFMLCGSIMAVLQPVFATYGEKFLSTKKQIALGLLISGLPLIAFPFFNNEFLVYGLIVVFAAGGAMVTPNLLSAVSLISKKNTGRNISIQSSTNSIGQILGPVLGTWLIAGGFYYPFIIAGSIVLLAIGCLFFFKNPP
- a CDS encoding copper-translocating P-type ATPase; the encoded protein is MENHEQHKNNEMDHSKMDHSKMNHEKEDHSKMDHSKMKNGGGDHSGHNPGHGQMGHDHHKMMIADFRKRFWVTLVLTIPILFFSPMIQDFFGYEFLLPGNSYILFALSTIVYFYGGWPFLKGFVSEIKNGAPGMMTLISMAISVAYFYSSATVFGLRGVDFFWELSTLIAIMLVGHWIEMKSVLGASKALQLLVSMMPAEAHRVKGDTIEDIPLEDLLKNDVILVKPGEKVPADGIIVEGSSYLNESMLTGESKPVKKEEKDKVIGGSVNGNSTLKVKVEHTGKDSYLNKVITMVEEAQKTKSKMQNLSDRAAKWLTYIALAIGFGTLAVWLILGFPFVYALERMVTVMVIACPHALGLAIPLVVAISTAVSAQNGLLIRNRTAFEESRKISALLFDKTGTLTKGDFGVTRIKSVNVSYSNDEILRLSSALEQSSEHPIAVGIIKKVKEDNITIPKPENFNAITGKGVEANVEGKQVKVVSPGYLRDEKITIPEDAYSDAAETVVFVLIEGQLAGYIALADEIRPESAEAIKIFKKNNIKVLMATGDNEKTAKAVSEKLGLDGYYAEVLPHQKVEIVEELQNKGEFVAMTGDGVNDAPALAKADVGIAVGSGTDVAAETADIILVNSNPQDIANLILFGKATYNKMIQNLIWATGYNVVAIPLAAGVLYSSGFVLGPAVGAVFMSLSTIIVAINAQLLKRKIGKK